The sequence CGGTAATAAATCTCCGTAGGCACTATCAATCCCCAATTGTCCAGCTACATGTTCGACTACAGCGCTCTTGTCTCCACTTAGCATAACTGCTCTTACACCCATACTACGCAACTTGTCTATTGTAATCTTAGCATCTACCTTAATACTATCGGAAATGGTCAAATAACCCACGAATTTTCCGCCATATGCTATTGCAATTACGGTATAAACAATATTTGCGGTATCAGCATCATGGTTAATATTAAACTTATCTAATAATTTGAAGTTACCTACCAGTAATTCTTTACCATTTACAGTCGCTTTTAAACCATGACCGGCTATTTCCTCGGTATTTTCTAGCTTGATATTATTATCTATTTCACCGACATAATTATAGATAGCTGTCGCAACAGGATGTGTGCTATGGCTTTCTATCGCGTTTACCAAATTCAGAATTTCAGTTTTGTCAAATTCAGGTTTTAAAATCACTTCCTGAACCTTAAAAACACCTTCTGTCATTGTTCCTGTTTTATCCATCACCACATTCTTAACACTGGCTAGAATGTCAAGATAATTGGATCCTTTAAACAAGATTCCATTGCGACTCGCAGCTCCTATACCTCCAAAATAACCTAGTGGAATAGAAATAACCAAGGCACAAGGACAGGAAATAACAAGAAATACTAAAGCACGATACAACCATTCACTGAACACATACTCGGAAACAAACAATGCTGGTAACAATGCAATTCCGATAGCAAGGAAAGTAACAATAGGTGTATATACTTTTGCAAATTTTCGAATGAATAATTCGGTAGGTGCTTTTTGTGCAGTTGCATCCTGAACCATTTCCAGAATCTTACTCAGTTTACTGTCCGTGTAAGCTGTTGTAACTTTTATCTGACTAACTGTATTCAAATTAATCATTCCTGCCAGTACCGTTTCACCTTTTGATTTGGTATCCGGCTTACTTTCTCCTGTTAAGGCAGCCGTGTTAAAAGATCCCGTTTCTGACTCCAATTCACCATCTAATCCTACTTTTTCTCCAGGCTTTAGCTGGATAATATCGCCAATATTCGCATCTTCTGCTTGAATAATGGTTGCTTTTCCGTCCTTTAAAACAGTAACTTCGTCAGGTCTTTGGTCTAATAGTGCTTTGATATTGCCTTTTGCCCTTGATACAGCCAGTGTTTGAAACACTTCACCTACGGCGTAAAACAACATTACTGCAACACCTTCTGGATATTCCCCAATAGCGAATGCACCAATAGTGGCTATACTCATTAGGAAAAACTCTGAAAAGAAATCTTTGTAACGAATACTTTCAATCGCTTCTTTAATAACAGGTAAACCTACTGGAATATAAGCAACTACATACCAAATAATCCTTACCCAACCCGTAAACCAAGTTTGTGGAAAGTAATTATCAAAACCAATGGCTACCAATAGCAATACCAATGAAATGATTGCCGGAGTAAACAACTGAAGAGCTGTTTTATCTTCTAAATCGTGGCTATGGTCGTGCCCGTCGCCATCGCTATGATCGTGTCCGCCTTTTTTCTTTCCGTGATTGTGTCCGCTGTGGTCATGATCGTCGTGGCTACCGTGATCGTGTCCATCACCATCGCCATGATCGTGTCCACTATGGTCGTGATCGTCGTGATTGACATCTTTCAACAAATCTGCCGCACCGGCATTTTTATAAATTTTTTCTGTTTTCACACAACACAACTGATTACCTTGAGTATCATATTTATGTTTGTGCGGTTTTTTACCCGTAAGATCCAGGCCACCATCATCGGTGCTGCAACATATTTTTGACATAATTATTATTTTTTTAGTAAACTGTATTAGTAGTCGTTTTTAACTAATTCCTATTTGTACAGCAAAATTATAATCTAAATTTGGGAACCTGGTTGCAAATACAAAACTGCTTTTCAGACTCCCCGAAAAACTGATACAAGCCTTAATTTGCTACTAAAAAAACATTAAGGCTTGTAAAATTTTCATTTAAATATGAATAGCTATCTTATCAACATCAAGGCAAGCTTCACGCAAGTTTTCATAATACGTTGGATGCCCGTGCGAAATGCGTGCAATATCTTCTGCTGAAGCTCTGAATGCCATTGCTACAGTCGGTTCACCTATTAAATCAGAGGCTCTTTCACCAATAATGTGAAAACCTAAAATTTCATCCGTTTCCGCATCTGTCAAGACTTTTGCAATACCCTCTGTTTTACCACTTGTGATAGCTCTTCCTGATGCAGAAAAAGGAAATTGTCCTACTTTGTAATTTTTCCCTTCAGTTTTCAGCTCTTCTTCGGTTTTCCCTACACTTGAAACTTCAGGACTGGTATAAACAATTCCAGGAATTAAATTATAATCAATGTGAGGTTTTTGCCCAGCGATGATTTCTGCCACATAAACACCTTCTTCAGACGCTTTGTGAGCAAGCATAGGTCCTACAACAACATCACCGATGGCATAGATTCCTTTTACATTGGTTTCAAGATTGCTATCGGTGGCAACCTGTCCGCGTGGAGTCAATTCAACTCCAACATTTTCCAAACCTAAACCTGTTGTATAAGGTTTTCTACCTATTGCCATTAGACAATAATCCCCTTCAATTGCTACGGTATTACCGTTTTTATCTTCGGCAGTAACGGTTACATTATCACCATTATTGGTTGCTCCGGTAACTTTATGATTTAGCAAAAATTCAAAACCTAAATTCTTTTTTAAAGATTTTTGAAGTTCGACTCCCATTTTTTTGTCCATACTCGGAAGTATTCCTCCTGTATATTCAAGTACGGTTACTTTGCTTCCTAATCTTGCGTAAACCGAACCTAATTCCATTCCGATTACACCACCACCAACTACGATAAGATGTTTCGGAATTTCTTTTAAAACCAACGCTTCGGTAGAACTGATGATTCTTTTTTTATCAATGTCAATTCCCGGAAGCGAAGCGGGCTTAGAGCCCGTCGCTATAATGATATTTTTACCGGTAATTGTTTTTTCTTCGTTTTCGGATTTCAGAAGAATGGTGTTTTTATCCACAAAAGATCCCGTTGCCTGAAATACTTCAACCTTATTCTTCTTCATCAGATAACTTACACCGCCGTTTATTTTAGAAACAACATCTGCTTTTCTGGCAATCATTTTTTCCAAATCAACTTGCAAATTATCAACAGAGATCCCATGAACATTTACGTTATCCTTGATTTCATGGTACCGCTCAGAACTGTCTAACATTGCTTTTGAAGGAATACATCCTACATTTAGACAAGTTCCTCCAAGTACTGCATATTTTTCGATAATAGCTGTTTTTAAGCCTAATTGAGCACAACGGATTGCGGTTACATAGCCACCTGGTCCAGATCCGATAATGATTACATCAAAATTATTTTTCATGATTTTTTTTAAATTATGTTAATGGCTATGACCACCTGTATTACTAAGCTTAGCATTAATAAAAAAAGCACCTTTAGTTACAATCTGAGCATTTTGTGGAATCTCTTTAACCGGAGTAATAGCTGTATATCCAATGTTTGAAGTACCCTTTGCTACTTCAATTTTTTCAAAATTCGATTTCTGTGCTGCTTGGGTAGCATGCTCAGAAGCTTCTTTTTCATTTTTATGCCCATGTGTTGCTTCTCCTTCATCATGACCATGACCATGATCGTCATGACCTCCCTCATTATGTTCTTCCGGTTCCTTATCTGTCTTAATAAATATGTAGTATTTACCATCCGCTTCCACAATTGCCTCATTTGGAACAGCAGAAGTCAACACATCATCAAGACTTACGAGCCCAGTGATATTCATTCCATCTATTAAACCTGATTTGTCTCCAATAATTTCACTATGAACAGCAATTGATTTACTTTCTCCACTAAAAGATGATCCTATAGTAGTTACTTTAGCGGCATAGCTTTTTTGCGGATTATTAGTAATAGTGAAGTTAATTTTCTGTCCTACCTTGATTAATGGAAGATCTTTTTCAAAAACCTGTAAATCTAAATGAATAGAGCTATTATTAATAATTTCAACAATAGGCGAGGAAACGTCCACATAACTTCCAATTTTTGCAAATACATCACTGATGGTACCATCAATTGGACTTGTTACCGTTAGACTTGAACGAAAATTATTATTAGCAATATTGTTGGGGTTAATTCCCATCATCTGAATTTGTTGCTGTAATGAAGCTTTTCTAGCTTTTAGAGTACCTAATTCTGCAGTAGCATTTTGTAAGTTCTTTTTAGCTCCTGCATTTCCTTCGTTCAACTCTCTCTGACGCTCTAACTCTTGTTCTGCAAACGTTATTCTGCTTTGGATGGAAGAGTATTCTTCTTGTAACTGAACAAACTGAGGGTTAGAGATAGTTGCAATCACCTGACCTTTTCTTACATAATCACCAAGTTCAACAGTTAAGGTTTTAATAACTCCACCAAACAAGGAAGTTGCATTAGCTTTGCTCTTATTCGGAACCCGAAGTTTACCGATGGCTTTTAAAGATGCCGTTAGAGACTTTTGCTCAATACTTCCTAATTCAATTCCTGCCGTCTTTATCTGGTCTTCAGTTAACGTTGCTATATTTTCAGCCTCTTCTGAGTGACTTTCTTTTGATGATTCTTGGGAAGTAGAGTGGTCATGTCCATCTCCTTCTTTATGCTCTTTACCTCCACATGATATCAAAAATAAGGATGCTAGAATAATACTTAACACCGATGTTACTTTTATTATATTGACTTTCATTTTGTTTATTTATTTGTTAATGAATAGATAACAATCACAGATTCATTTATTTGCTGTATACTTTTAAGATAGTTTAAATAGGTATCAGTAGCTGTTTGAACGGCATACAGATATTCTACATAAGAAAGGTCTCCTGTGCTATATCCCAAACGTGAAGCATTTATAATTTCTTCTGCATTCGGAATTGCCTGTTCAATAAAATAATTAAACTGACTCACATTTTGCTCATATTGAGTCATGGCATTTTTCATTTCTGTTTTCAAAACATTTTCCTGCCATTGCGCATTCATTTCTGCAGATTCTTTTTGAATTTCCAACGAACGAACCCTTGATCTTGTGGTTGTAAAAATTGGAATAGAAATTCCTACATCGACAAATCCAAATCTTTGACCTCTTCCATAAAACTTTTCTACACCATTTTTGCTATGTTCACCAATCAATGAGATATTGCTGTAACCTAAAGTAAAGTCTGGCAATCCATTC comes from Flavobacterium sp. I3-2 and encodes:
- a CDS encoding heavy metal translocating P-type ATPase, which gives rise to MSKICCSTDDGGLDLTGKKPHKHKYDTQGNQLCCVKTEKIYKNAGAADLLKDVNHDDHDHSGHDHGDGDGHDHGSHDDHDHSGHNHGKKKGGHDHSDGDGHDHSHDLEDKTALQLFTPAIISLVLLLVAIGFDNYFPQTWFTGWVRIIWYVVAYIPVGLPVIKEAIESIRYKDFFSEFFLMSIATIGAFAIGEYPEGVAVMLFYAVGEVFQTLAVSRAKGNIKALLDQRPDEVTVLKDGKATIIQAEDANIGDIIQLKPGEKVGLDGELESETGSFNTAALTGESKPDTKSKGETVLAGMINLNTVSQIKVTTAYTDSKLSKILEMVQDATAQKAPTELFIRKFAKVYTPIVTFLAIGIALLPALFVSEYVFSEWLYRALVFLVISCPCALVISIPLGYFGGIGAASRNGILFKGSNYLDILASVKNVVMDKTGTMTEGVFKVQEVILKPEFDKTEILNLVNAIESHSTHPVATAIYNYVGEIDNNIKLENTEEIAGHGLKATVNGKELLVGNFKLLDKFNINHDADTANIVYTVIAIAYGGKFVGYLTISDSIKVDAKITIDKLRSMGVRAVMLSGDKSAVVEHVAGQLGIDSAYGDLLPEDKVSKVKEIKSRNGSVAFVGDGVNDAPVIALSDAGIAMGGLGSDAAIETADVVIQDDMPSKIPMAINIGKQTKKIVFQNIALAFGVKAIVLILGAGGLATMWEAVFADVGVALLAILNAVRIQKMKF
- the lpdA gene encoding dihydrolipoyl dehydrogenase, whose amino-acid sequence is MKNNFDVIIIGSGPGGYVTAIRCAQLGLKTAIIEKYAVLGGTCLNVGCIPSKAMLDSSERYHEIKDNVNVHGISVDNLQVDLEKMIARKADVVSKINGGVSYLMKKNKVEVFQATGSFVDKNTILLKSENEEKTITGKNIIIATGSKPASLPGIDIDKKRIISSTEALVLKEIPKHLIVVGGGVIGMELGSVYARLGSKVTVLEYTGGILPSMDKKMGVELQKSLKKNLGFEFLLNHKVTGATNNGDNVTVTAEDKNGNTVAIEGDYCLMAIGRKPYTTGLGLENVGVELTPRGQVATDSNLETNVKGIYAIGDVVVGPMLAHKASEEGVYVAEIIAGQKPHIDYNLIPGIVYTSPEVSSVGKTEEELKTEGKNYKVGQFPFSASGRAITSGKTEGIAKVLTDAETDEILGFHIIGERASDLIGEPTVAMAFRASAEDIARISHGHPTYYENLREACLDVDKIAIHI
- a CDS encoding efflux RND transporter periplasmic adaptor subunit translates to MKVNIIKVTSVLSIILASLFLISCGGKEHKEGDGHDHSTSQESSKESHSEEAENIATLTEDQIKTAGIELGSIEQKSLTASLKAIGKLRVPNKSKANATSLFGGVIKTLTVELGDYVRKGQVIATISNPQFVQLQEEYSSIQSRITFAEQELERQRELNEGNAGAKKNLQNATAELGTLKARKASLQQQIQMMGINPNNIANNNFRSSLTVTSPIDGTISDVFAKIGSYVDVSSPIVEIINNSSIHLDLQVFEKDLPLIKVGQKINFTITNNPQKSYAAKVTTIGSSFSGESKSIAVHSEIIGDKSGLIDGMNITGLVSLDDVLTSAVPNEAIVEADGKYYIFIKTDKEPEEHNEGGHDDHGHGHDEGEATHGHKNEKEASEHATQAAQKSNFEKIEVAKGTSNIGYTAITPVKEIPQNAQIVTKGAFFINAKLSNTGGHSH